The proteins below come from a single Corylus avellana chromosome ca3, CavTom2PMs-1.0 genomic window:
- the LOC132176624 gene encoding uncharacterized protein LOC132176624, whose product MASMQCYKPSYETCQPKSKDNSLVHKVAEMASRAMQGTHQGHPSGYATSDTQCYGQSHAYYPDQTMTKTQTEYYVRTPTHRPEYTVPQIQTEYYVRTTPTHRPEYTMPHIQTQYYSETDGYYEHHEMNHGHHASNGTAYHGKTEKHEGKKKEKSLYRKKSKDCKRNGSDSSGSDSD is encoded by the coding sequence ATGGCCTCAATGCAGTGCTACAAGCCCTCATACGAAACTTGCCAGCCAAAAAGCAAGGACAACTCTCTTGTCCACAAGGTGGCCGAGATGGCTAGCAGGGCAATGCAAGGAACTCACCAGGGCCACCCTTCAGGCTATGCAACCTCCGACACCCAATGCTATGGCCAAAGCCATGCCTATTACCCTGACCAAACAATGACCAAAACGCAGACCGAGTACTATGTCCGAACCCCGACTCACCGCCCGGAATACACTGTGCCCCAAATCCAGACCGAGTACTATGTCCGAACAACCCCGACTCACCGCCCTGAATACACCATGCCCCATATTCAGACTCAGTACTATAGCGAGACGGATGGCTACTATGAGCACCATGAAATGAACCATGGCCACCATGCGTCTAATGGCACGGCTTACCATGGAAAGACTGAGAAGCATGAGGgcaagaagaaggagaagagtcTCTACAGGAAGAAATCCAAGGATTGTAAGAGGAACGGCAGTGACAGCAGCGGAAGCGACAGTGACTGA